The following is a genomic window from Bacteroidia bacterium.
GGCGCGGATGCTCTGCTCTGCCGCTCCACGATCCGTGTCAATGAGGAACTGCTCCGCGACAGTAATGTGCGCTTCGTCGCTACCGCGACGTCCGGAGTGGAGCATCTCGACATCGCGGCGCTGGAAGCCAGAGGAATTACCGTCGCGTCCGCCGCGGGAAGCAACGCGCGTTCCGTGGCTGATTGGCTTACCGCATCGCTCTTTTTCCTTCGAAGTGATTCGTTGCTCATGTTCGAAGGAGCAAGCATCGGCATCGTGGGCGTGGGCCACGTCGGGAAGGCGGTGTACCATGCGGCCAAAGCCCTCGGACTCTCCGTCGTCCTCAATGACCCGCCGAGGGAACAGCGAGGCGAAAAACCCATACCGGGCGAAAATATCGTGTTTTCCTCGTTCGACCGCGCGCTCGACTGCGACATCCTGACCCTGCACGTGCCTCTCGAACGCGGCGGTCCCTTCCCCACGTATCAGATGATGGATATGGCGCAATTCAACCGATTGGGCGACGGCGGCATCTTTATCAATGCCGCACGCGGTGACGTCATGCGTTCCGACGCAGCCCTGCTCTACGCCGACGGGGGAGACATTATCGTGCTGGACGTCTATCCGAATGAACCCGACATCAATCCGGCCTTTCTCAAACAGGGACACATCGTGACCGCGCATATCGCCGGCCACTCCTACGACGCCAAACTCCTCGGCACCCAAATGGTGTACGACGCTCTGTTTGCCTGGATGGGACGCGTCCCGCGCTGGAGGCATGAGGCCCATCTTCCCGACCTGCAACCGGTATCGTTCAGCGGCCGCGATGCCTTCAGTCCTTTCGACGAAGTGTATGACGTCACGCGGCAGATTTACGACATCTTCGATGATTACTCACCGATGTTCGGTATGTACTTCGAGGCACCCGAACACCGCGTTGCGTATTTCGAACGCATCCGCGCCGAGTATCGCGTCCGCAGGGAGTTCCACCGCGCCACGGTGAAAGCCGGCAGTCTGTCGCGCGATGCCTGCGATATACTCGGAGAACTCGGCTTCCGTATCGAGCCGTAGCGCGCACTCCGTCGCTCCGGGCACGCCGCCCGCAACCTTTCCTCCTCCTCGTGCATCCAACGGGTATGTAACGGAGGAACGTATGTCTCTCGAAATAACACACGACACGATAATCGAAGATCTGGTAAGCGCATATCCCAAATCCGTGGTCTACCTCATGGATCACGGCATTCGCTGTCTGCGTTGTGGTGAACCGATCTGGGGTACGCTTGCCTCGGCCATGGAGGAGAAAAACATTCCGGTCGAACGCCAACACGAACTCGTGCAGGGACTTCGGGACTACCTCCTCCAGGCCAGCTCTCAAGACACAGGAAAAGACGCATGAAAAACGTACAAAAAAAGCGCCCATCCTCTTCGCAGAAATCGTCCGGAGGGATAAGCCCCTTCGCCTG
Proteins encoded in this region:
- a CDS encoding 4-phosphoerythronate dehydrogenase: MRIAADINIPCIEIALDGVGELRRFDSRNPDELRAALRGADALLCRSTIRVNEELLRDSNVRFVATATSGVEHLDIAALEARGITVASAAGSNARSVADWLTASLFFLRSDSLLMFEGASIGIVGVGHVGKAVYHAAKALGLSVVLNDPPREQRGEKPIPGENIVFSSFDRALDCDILTLHVPLERGGPFPTYQMMDMAQFNRLGDGGIFINAARGDVMRSDAALLYADGGDIIVLDVYPNEPDINPAFLKQGHIVTAHIAGHSYDAKLLGTQMVYDALFAWMGRVPRWRHEAHLPDLQPVSFSGRDAFSPFDEVYDVTRQIYDIFDDYSPMFGMYFEAPEHRVAYFERIRAEYRVRREFHRATVKAGSLSRDACDILGELGFRIEP
- a CDS encoding DUF1858 domain-containing protein, yielding MSLEITHDTIIEDLVSAYPKSVVYLMDHGIRCLRCGEPIWGTLASAMEEKNIPVERQHELVQGLRDYLLQASSQDTGKDA